One Anas acuta chromosome 32, bAnaAcu1.1, whole genome shotgun sequence DNA segment encodes these proteins:
- the WIZ gene encoding protein Wiz isoform X3, with amino-acid sequence MEKAAPALSEHQGDGGRALLMTLEPNKENFAALECPQGEERRAAFVKDAKAPLESPALSGTALEAGTELKEAAFYGADNLAMMSREGKGPPGTELCPLQEDPNFFSTLARKEPDIALEARDVADEPDPALSGAVPAPAHRTELGSTDEEHLEFPKALYRTDARSSLDLRNMTVSGSVAWDTSALETRAGDGREESTLERLSGLKDSKESAFAVDPQGVNTVQVDPEELESDPEELDAGKVAAEMPSPCAGAPGGGGEEKFLTNEPKQLEGLSKEHLEKSKRGVQRVDWISRPNRSPSPHYKDVSKPTDVATNMPFRGQAVREVPPPLTPTVFRKTLNPVLGKSKPLESSSAHRKGLVVDSDLGEIGPLGTAEWTLQKPGLQLGAELAVGKQSWTVNSEDSVERIPLMSLEPAPCSSYDVEMRPYVCSVLVEEQGKEELGPEEDPAVYTCIECSIYFKKKEHLMDHMLQHNRGPGRDQDGDALGGQCQFCCNECGWAFGDPASLEQHKRLHQESREKIIEEIQKLNEFPDEGREARLQCPKCVFGTNSSKIFVQHAKMHVKERKDQGAKSLSLFGSTGGGELRDSPVHGLYKHFKPNEHVPLQVQVPPHGSTKGLSTCVLCSFPAPNENILKEHMKYAHSHLSWDAEPYEEDPNQPGTSRDAYSPARPGRFAETDYFGKADRLFPPPHQEGASQYEAGHGFSLSHPRLEKSNGASKKDYQSSGFHARKAAPYAAPHKNLGLPGLSSAKFYSQFALQQLKKKAAARHLEAEGDGLRSHSAGLEDVRHKWTLINDMGSVEEEISVTPDADLAESRGIKPVTIPQAALDLKRTFRDTLKATDSSIASEEQQHQLRMMVPLVLLEEVNPHPRAAKRPRGKPLKKKAALPPRDFVMEEPLPLDMLLLDSPLEGPLELDDLLDSDSPMLKNEERKCPYCPDRFHNGIGLANHVRGHLNRVGVSYNVRHFISAEEVKAIEQKFSFQKKKKKGIANFDPSTFSLMRCEFCGAGFDTRAGLSSHARAHLRDFGITNWELTISPINILKELLANSAEHPMLQAAVGAEPSSPGREAHGFAPRKSGTPMSECSIPRSPLSPFPPSWGDESLQSYRDVLAPEEEELVAMEVGSPPPPPLPKKSAPPGQLEQPPSRIGTKLSPEPPGSKPEPQDSKSQNLTTCEVCGACFETRKGLSSHARSHLRQLGVAESESSGAPIDLLYELMKQKGKPDGSPIPPGLLKKSGSPKEGAGGSPRPALLALGKGGGGERPPDGPVNKAIKSPPGFSKSLSQPGSPILKKVPSALSGSPSPKNPEDKSSKLALSPLQSSPKAQWPQADEEGPLNLTSGSEPVRDIRCEFCGEYFENRKGLSSHARSHLRQMGVTEWYVNGSPIDTLREILKRRAQPRGAAPNPAGPGQKAMAKSLLGAMGPLEPRGPGELHIPGLAKKKKLKQDQLRVEIKREMMSGGLHGDPHPSDRAWSPREEMSPLNLSSRADPVRDIRCEFCGEYFENRKGLSSHARSHLRQMGVTEWSVNGSPIDTLREILKKKSKPCVIKKEPHTSSIEPPKALGEEGTDPKAPGKMLQGMALPPLGGRTGKPSPGASSLGRELSLASLAAKPQGGFLTPLSAKRPLQDERLGPHAEVKHKAYIQTELPFKTKPVHDKPAHTSSEACCELCGLYFENRKALASHARAHLRQFGVTEWCVNGSPIETLSEWIRHRPQKAGAYRSYIQGGRPFTKKFRNSSHARDHDGARRMPLSLQPGGVALLSKGLAADLAHGEPGKILDGGSGGERPMVTSPLSLVKMEEHQRPNIHKFERRQARPLDNPLHREEEGADFQQKMEETRQPPPRMRPVPSLVPRPPQTSLVKFVGNIYTLKCRFCEVEFQGPLSIQEEWVRHLQRHILEMNFSKADPLRGEAPAPEPPAVAEAQ; translated from the exons ATGAGCCTGATCCTGCCCTCTCCGGTgctgtcccagccccagctcacaGGACCGAACTCGG CTCCACGGACGAAGAGCATTTAGAGTTCCCGAAGGCTTTGTACAGAACGGATGCCAGGAGCTCCTTGGACCTGCGAAACATGACCGTGTCCGGCAGCGTGGCCTGGGACACCTCTGCCCTGGAGACGAGAGCGGGCGACGGCAGAGAAGAAAGCACTTTAGAGAGACTCTCTGGCTTGAAGGACTCGAAGGAGTCGGCGTTCGCGGTGGATCCCCAGGGTGTAAATACTGTGCAGGTGGATCCCGAGGAGCTGGAGAGCGACCCCGAGGAGCTGGACGCCGGCAAGGTGGCGGCAGAGATGCCCAGCCCTTGCGCGGGGGCACccggtggtggtggggaggagaAATTCCTTACAAATGAACCAAAGCAACTTGAAGGCCTCAGCAAAGAGCACTTAGAGAAAAGCAAGAGGGGAGTCCAGAGGGTCGACTGGATTTCCAGACCCAACAGAAGCCCGAGTCCTCACTACAAAGACGTGAGCAAGCCGACAGATGTAGCAACCAACATGCCCTTTCGGGGACAGGCTGTGCGTGAAGTGCCTCCTCCGCTGACCCCGACGGTGTTCCGAAAAACGCTCAACCCTGTCCTCGGCAAGTCCAAGCCCCTGGAGAGCTCCTCGGCCCACAGGAAGGGGCTGGTGGTCGACTCGGATCTGGGCGAGATCGGCCCGCTCGGCACGGCCGAGTGGACGCTACAGAAGCCGGGCCTCCAGCTGGGCGCGGAGCTCGCCGTCGGCAAACAGTCCTGGACGGTGAATTCGGAGGACTCGGTGGAGAGGATCCCGCTGATGTCTCTGGAGcccgctccctgcagctcctatGACGTTGAGATGCGGCCCTACGTGTGCAGCGTCTtggtggaggagcaggggaaggaggagctgGGCCCGGAGGAGGACCCGGCGGTGTACACGTGCATCGAGTGCAGCATTTACTTCAAGAAGAAGGAGCATCTGATGGATCACATGCTGCAGCACAACCGCGGACCAGGGAGGGACCAAGACGGGGACGCTCTGGGGGGGCAGTGTCAGTTCTGCTGCAACGAGTGCGGGTGGGCCTTCGGGGACCCCGCGTCCCTGGAGCAGCACAAGAGGCTCCACCAGGAATCCAGGGAAAAAATCATCGAGGAGATCCAGAAGCTGAACGAGTTCCCGGACGAAGGCCGGGAAGCCCGGCTGCAGTGCCCCAAGTGCGTCTTCGGCACCAACTCCTCCAAGATCTTCGTCCAGCACGCCAAGATGCACGTCAAGGAGAGGAAGGACCAAGGGGCGAAGAGCCTGAGCCTCTTCGGGAGCACGGGCGGCGGAGAACTGCGGGACAGCCCCGTGCACGGCCTCTACAAACACTTCAAACCCAACGAGCACGTGCCCCTGCAGGTGCAGGTGCCCCCCCACGGCAGCACCAAAGGGCTCAGCACCTGCGTGCTCTGCAGCTTCCCGGCCCCCAACGAGAACATCCTCAAAGAGCACATGAAGTACGCCCACTCCCACCTCTCCTGGGACGCGGAGCCCTACGAGGAAGACCCCAATCAGCCAGGGACGAGCCGGGATGCCTACAGCCCCGCCAGGCCGGGCCGCTTTGCGGAGACTGATTATTTCGGCAAAGCTGACCGGCTCTTCCCTCCGCCCCACCAGGAAGGCGCGTCCCAGTACGAAGCTGGTCACGGTTTTTCTCTATCTCACCCCAGGCTCGAGAAGAGCAACGGGGCCAGTAAAAAGGACTACCAGTCCTCGGGGTTTCACGCCAGGAAAGCGGCTCCGTACGCGGCCCCCCATAAAAACCTGGGGCTGCCTGGCCTCTCCTCCGCCAAGTTCTACTCGCAgtttgctctgcagcagctgaaaaaaaaagcgGCAGCTCGGCACCTCGAGGCCGAAGGCGACGGGCTCAGGAGCCACTCGGCGGGGCTGGAGGACGTTAGGCACAAGTGGACGCTGATCAACGACATGGGGAGCGTGGAAGAGGAGATCTCCGTCACCCCGGACGCGGACCTGGCTGAGAGCAGAGGCATCAAACCCGTCACCATCCCTCAAGCCGCCTTGGACCTCAAGAGGACGTTCAGAGACACCCTGAAAGCCACGGACTCCTCGATAGCCtcggaggagcagcagcaccagctgcgGATGATGGTGCCCCTCGTCCTGCTGGAGGAGGTGAACCCGCACCCCAGGGCGGCGAAGCGGCCCCGGGGGAAGCCCTTGAAGAAGAAAGCGGCGCTCCCGCCCCGGGATTTCGTGATGGAAGAGCCCCTTCCCTTGGATATGCTCCTGCTGGACTCTCCTCTGGAGGGTCCCCTGGAGCTCGACGACCTCTTGGACTCCGACTCGCCCATGCTGAAGAACGAGGAGAGGAAATGTCCCTATTGCCCCGATAGGTTCCACAACGGGATCGGGCTGGCGAACCACGTGCGGGGCCACCTCAACAGGGTGGGGGTGAGCTACAACGTCCGCCACTTCATCTCGGCAGAAGAAGTGAAAGCTATTGAGCAaaaattttccttccaaaagaagaagaaaaaaggta TTGCCAACTTCGACCCCAGCACGTTCAGCCTGATGCGCTGCGAGTTCTGCGGGGCCGGATTCGACACGCGCGCGGGGCTCTCCAGCCACGCCAGGGCCCACCTGAGGGACTTTGGTATTACCAACTGGGAGCTCACCATCTCGCCCATCAACATCCTCAAGGAGCTGCTGGCCAACTCGGCGGAGCACCCGATGCTGCAGGCGGCGGTGGGAGCGGAGCCCTCGTCCCCCGGCCGAGAGGCGCACGGCTTCGCGCCCCGCAAGAGCGGCACCCCCATGTCCGAGTGCAGCATTCCACGGTCTCCTCTGTCCCCGTTCCCTCCGTCCTGGGGAGATGAGTCCTTGCAGTCCTACAGAGACG TCCTGGccccggaggaggaggagttggTGGCCATGGAGGTGGgctcccccccgccgcccccgctgCCGAAGAAAAGCGCTCCCCCcgggcagctggagcagcccccGAGCAGGATAGGGACCAAACTGTCTCCTGAGCCGCCCGGGAGCAAGCCAGAGCCTCAGGACTCCAAAT cccagAACCTGACGACGTGCGAGGTGTGCGGCGCCTGCTTCGAGACCCGCAAGGGCCTCTCCAGCCACGCTCGCTCGCACCTGCGGCAGCTCGGCGTGGCCGAGTCGGAGAGCAGCGGGGCCCCCATCGACCTGCTCTACGAACTGATGAAGCAGAAGGGCAAACCCGACGGCAGCCCCATCCCTCCCGGCCTCCTCAAGAAATCCGGCTCCCCCaaggagggggcggggggctccccccggcccgCGCTCCTGGCGCTCGGCAAGGGCGGCGGTGGCGAGCGCCCGCCCGACGGCCCCGTCAACAAAGCCATCAAATCTCCCCCCGGCTTCTCCAAAAGCCTCTCGCAGCCGGGCTCCCCAATCCTCAAGAAGGTGCCGTCGGCGCTCTCGGGGTCCCCCTCCCCGAAAAACCCCGAGGACAAGAGCTCCAAGCTCGCGCTCAGCCCCCTGCAGAGCTCCCCGAAGGCGCAGTGGCCGCAGGCGGATGAGGAAGGACCCCTCAATTTGA CCTCCGGGTCGGAGCCAGTGCGGGACATCCGCTGCGAGTTCTGCGGCGAGTACTTCGAGAACCGCAAGGGGCTGTCGAGCCACGCGCGCTCCCACCTGCGGCAGATGGGGGTGACGGAGTGGTACGTCAACGGCTCGCCCATCGACACCCTGCGGGAGATCCTCAAACGCCGAGCTCAGCCGCGGGGCGCTGCCCCCAACCCCGCCGGCCCCGGGCAGAAAGCCATGGCCAAGAGCCTCCTGGGCGCCATGGGACCCCTGGAGCCTCGGGGGCCCGGAGAGCTTCACATCCCCGGCCTCGCCAAGAAG AAGAAGCTCAAACAAGACCAGCTGAGGGTGGAAATCAAACGCGAGATGATGTCAGGAGGCCTCCACGGAGACCCCCACCCCTCCGACCGAGCCTGGTCCCCGCGGGAGGAGATGTCTCCCCTCAACCTCT cctcccGAGCTGACCCGGTGCGGGACATCCGCTGCGAGTTCTGCGGCGAGTACTTCGAGAACCGCAAGGGGCTGTCGAGCCACGCGCGCTCCCACCTGCGGCAGATGGGGGTGACCGAGTGGTCGGTCAACGGCTCACCCATCGACACCCTGCGGGAGATCCTCAAGAAGAAATCCAAGCCCTGCGTCATCAAGAAGGAGCCTCACACCTCCAGCATCGAGCCCCCCAAAGCTCTCGGGGAGGAGGGGACGGACCCCAAAGCCCCCGGCAAAATGCTGCAGGGCATGGCCCTGCCTCCGCTGGGCGGCCGGACGGGGAAGCCCAGCCCTGGCGCTTCCAGCCTGGGCCGGGAGCTGTCCCTGGCGTCGCTCGCTGCCAAACCCCAGGGCGGTTTCCTGACGCCGCTGTCCGCCAAACGGCCGCTGCAGGACGAGCGGCTGGGGCCCCACGCCGAGGTGAAGCACAAGGCCTACATCCAGACCGAGCTGCCCTTCAAAACCAAGCCCGTGCACGACAAACCCGCGCACACCT ccagcgAAGCCTGCTGCGAGCTCTGCGGCCTCTACTTCGAGAACCGCAAGGCCCTGGCCAGCCACGCGCGGGCTCACCTCCGGCAGTTCGGCGTCACCGAGTGGTGCGTCAACGGCTCGCCCATCGAGACCCTGAGCGAGTGGATCCGGCACCGGCCCCAAAAAGCCGGCGCCTACCGCAGCTACATCCAAGGCGGCCGACCCTTCACCAAGAAATTCCGCAACTCCTCGCACGCCCGGGACCACGACGGCGCCCGGAGGATGCCCCTGAGCCTGCAGCCCGGCGGCGTGGCCCTGCTCAGCAAAGGGTTGGCCGCGGACCTGGCGCACGGCGAGCCCGGGAAGATCCTGGACGGGGGAAGCGGCGGCGAGCGCCCCATGGTcacctctcccctctccctggtGAAGATGGAGGAGCATCAGCGCCCCAATATCCACA AGTTCGAGCGGAGGCAAGCGAGGCCCCTGGATAACCCCCTGCAccgggaggaggaaggggccgACTTCCAGCAGAAGATGGAGGAGACGCGCCAGCCGCCGCCGAGGATGAGGCCGGTGCCTTCCCTGGTCCCCCGCCCGCCGCAGACCTCCCTGGTGAAGTTTGTGGGTAACATCTACACCCTCAAGTGCAG GTTCTGCGAGGTGGAGTTCCAGGGGCCCCTCTCCATCCAGGAGGAGTGGGTGCGGCACCTCCAGCGACACATCCTGGAAATGAATTTCTCCAAAGCAGACCCCTTGCGGGGCGAAGCCCCGGCCCCCGAACCCCCCGCCGTGGCCGAGGCTCAGTAA
- the WIZ gene encoding protein Wiz isoform X7 codes for MVLRTINETWAGSKLWWQAGREGSTALIPALGASFTAQDGAAGSALARSRHTAREARLAAARCLCRQQQPPKSAASCRGWGTRGAAGTRRPLAAPHLQHEAPPASFLSAAKRAARAAKSSLPALQDASRAGGVRKRLCVLAPEEEELVAMEVGSPPPPPLPKKSAPPGQLEQPPSRIGTKLSPEPPGSKPEPQDSKSQNLTTCEVCGACFETRKGLSSHARSHLRQLGVAESESSGAPIDLLYELMKQKGKPDGSPIPPGLLKKSGSPKEGAGGSPRPALLALGKGGGGERPPDGPVNKAIKSPPGFSKSLSQPGSPILKKVPSALSGSPSPKNPEDKSSKLALSPLQSSPKAQWPQADEEGPLNLTSGSEPVRDIRCEFCGEYFENRKGLSSHARSHLRQMGVTEWYVNGSPIDTLREILKRRAQPRGAAPNPAGPGQKAMAKSLLGAMGPLEPRGPGELHIPGLAKKVQQAGSPLGQSPTSSPPPTARKMFPGLSPPSLQKKLKQDQLRVEIKREMMSGGLHGDPHPSDRAWSPREEMSPLNLSSRADPVRDIRCEFCGEYFENRKGLSSHARSHLRQMGVTEWSVNGSPIDTLREILKKKSKPCVIKKEPHTSSIEPPKALGEEGTDPKAPGKMLQGMALPPLGGRTGKPSPGASSLGRELSLASLAAKPQGGFLTPLSAKRPLQDERLGPHAEVKHKAYIQTELPFKTKPVHDKPAHTSSEACCELCGLYFENRKALASHARAHLRQFGVTEWCVNGSPIETLSEWIRHRPQKAGAYRSYIQGGRPFTKKFRNSSHARDHDGARRMPLSLQPGGVALLSKGLAADLAHGEPGKILDGGSGGERPMVTSPLSLVKMEEHQRPNIHKFERRQARPLDNPLHREEEGADFQQKMEETRQPPPRMRPVPSLVPRPPQTSLVKFVGNIYTLKCRFCEVEFQGPLSIQEEWVRHLQRHILEMNFSKADPLRGEAPAPEPPAVAEAQ; via the exons ATGGTTTTAAGGACTATTAACGAGACGTGGGCTGGCAGCAAGCTATggtggcaggcagggagggagggatccACAGCATTGATCCCTGCGTTGGGGGCGAGTTTCACGGCGCAGGATGGCGCAGCCGGCTCTGCGCTGGCACGCTCCCGGCACACAGCACGAGAAGCCCGCCTGGCAGCAGCTCGGTGCctttgcagacagcagcagccccccaaaTCCGCGGCGAGCTGCCGGGGATGGGGGACGCGTGGTGCCGCCGGGACGCGCCGCCCGCTCGCGGCTCCGCACCTGCAGCACGAGGCGCCGCCTGCTTCCTTCCTGAGCGCTGCCAAGCGAGCAGCACGAGCTGCCAAAAGCTCTCTGCCTGCCTTGCAAGATGCGTCTCGAGCTGGTGGTGTTCGAAAGCGGCTCTGCG TCCTGGccccggaggaggaggagttggTGGCCATGGAGGTGGgctcccccccgccgcccccgctgCCGAAGAAAAGCGCTCCCCCcgggcagctggagcagcccccGAGCAGGATAGGGACCAAACTGTCTCCTGAGCCGCCCGGGAGCAAGCCAGAGCCTCAGGACTCCAAAT cccagAACCTGACGACGTGCGAGGTGTGCGGCGCCTGCTTCGAGACCCGCAAGGGCCTCTCCAGCCACGCTCGCTCGCACCTGCGGCAGCTCGGCGTGGCCGAGTCGGAGAGCAGCGGGGCCCCCATCGACCTGCTCTACGAACTGATGAAGCAGAAGGGCAAACCCGACGGCAGCCCCATCCCTCCCGGCCTCCTCAAGAAATCCGGCTCCCCCaaggagggggcggggggctccccccggcccgCGCTCCTGGCGCTCGGCAAGGGCGGCGGTGGCGAGCGCCCGCCCGACGGCCCCGTCAACAAAGCCATCAAATCTCCCCCCGGCTTCTCCAAAAGCCTCTCGCAGCCGGGCTCCCCAATCCTCAAGAAGGTGCCGTCGGCGCTCTCGGGGTCCCCCTCCCCGAAAAACCCCGAGGACAAGAGCTCCAAGCTCGCGCTCAGCCCCCTGCAGAGCTCCCCGAAGGCGCAGTGGCCGCAGGCGGATGAGGAAGGACCCCTCAATTTGA CCTCCGGGTCGGAGCCAGTGCGGGACATCCGCTGCGAGTTCTGCGGCGAGTACTTCGAGAACCGCAAGGGGCTGTCGAGCCACGCGCGCTCCCACCTGCGGCAGATGGGGGTGACGGAGTGGTACGTCAACGGCTCGCCCATCGACACCCTGCGGGAGATCCTCAAACGCCGAGCTCAGCCGCGGGGCGCTGCCCCCAACCCCGCCGGCCCCGGGCAGAAAGCCATGGCCAAGAGCCTCCTGGGCGCCATGGGACCCCTGGAGCCTCGGGGGCCCGGAGAGCTTCACATCCCCGGCCTCGCCAAGAAGGTCCAGCAAGCAGGCAGTCCCCTGGGGCAGTCTCCTACCTCGTCCCCACCTCCCACTGCCCGGAAGATGTTTCCAggcctctctcctccctccttgcAGAAGAAGCTCAAACAAGACCAGCTGAGGGTGGAAATCAAACGCGAGATGATGTCAGGAGGCCTCCACGGAGACCCCCACCCCTCCGACCGAGCCTGGTCCCCGCGGGAGGAGATGTCTCCCCTCAACCTCT cctcccGAGCTGACCCGGTGCGGGACATCCGCTGCGAGTTCTGCGGCGAGTACTTCGAGAACCGCAAGGGGCTGTCGAGCCACGCGCGCTCCCACCTGCGGCAGATGGGGGTGACCGAGTGGTCGGTCAACGGCTCACCCATCGACACCCTGCGGGAGATCCTCAAGAAGAAATCCAAGCCCTGCGTCATCAAGAAGGAGCCTCACACCTCCAGCATCGAGCCCCCCAAAGCTCTCGGGGAGGAGGGGACGGACCCCAAAGCCCCCGGCAAAATGCTGCAGGGCATGGCCCTGCCTCCGCTGGGCGGCCGGACGGGGAAGCCCAGCCCTGGCGCTTCCAGCCTGGGCCGGGAGCTGTCCCTGGCGTCGCTCGCTGCCAAACCCCAGGGCGGTTTCCTGACGCCGCTGTCCGCCAAACGGCCGCTGCAGGACGAGCGGCTGGGGCCCCACGCCGAGGTGAAGCACAAGGCCTACATCCAGACCGAGCTGCCCTTCAAAACCAAGCCCGTGCACGACAAACCCGCGCACACCT ccagcgAAGCCTGCTGCGAGCTCTGCGGCCTCTACTTCGAGAACCGCAAGGCCCTGGCCAGCCACGCGCGGGCTCACCTCCGGCAGTTCGGCGTCACCGAGTGGTGCGTCAACGGCTCGCCCATCGAGACCCTGAGCGAGTGGATCCGGCACCGGCCCCAAAAAGCCGGCGCCTACCGCAGCTACATCCAAGGCGGCCGACCCTTCACCAAGAAATTCCGCAACTCCTCGCACGCCCGGGACCACGACGGCGCCCGGAGGATGCCCCTGAGCCTGCAGCCCGGCGGCGTGGCCCTGCTCAGCAAAGGGTTGGCCGCGGACCTGGCGCACGGCGAGCCCGGGAAGATCCTGGACGGGGGAAGCGGCGGCGAGCGCCCCATGGTcacctctcccctctccctggtGAAGATGGAGGAGCATCAGCGCCCCAATATCCACA AGTTCGAGCGGAGGCAAGCGAGGCCCCTGGATAACCCCCTGCAccgggaggaggaaggggccgACTTCCAGCAGAAGATGGAGGAGACGCGCCAGCCGCCGCCGAGGATGAGGCCGGTGCCTTCCCTGGTCCCCCGCCCGCCGCAGACCTCCCTGGTGAAGTTTGTGGGTAACATCTACACCCTCAAGTGCAG GTTCTGCGAGGTGGAGTTCCAGGGGCCCCTCTCCATCCAGGAGGAGTGGGTGCGGCACCTCCAGCGACACATCCTGGAAATGAATTTCTCCAAAGCAGACCCCTTGCGGGGCGAAGCCCCGGCCCCCGAACCCCCCGCCGTGGCCGAGGCTCAGTAA